TCTTAGTCTACACAAGACGGCACTTTTAATTTACTCTCCTATGCATGGAAATTTTATTAACAAAACTTTAAGAAATGGGTACACAATAAATATTCAAAATCAAGGTAAGGATGATTTACTTGAGAAAAAATTAGCAATTTTATTTGTTGAAAGTAATGGAAAGATTTTGTACTCACTAGTAGCTGATAAATATAACTATGCATTAAGCAACAAATTCTTTAATGTTATTAAAAGGTTTAGTGATTAATAAGATTAGGAATATCCAAATAGAATATAAATTCTGTTTAATTATTATTTTAGTTGGATTTCTCTGTACTTTAATTTTTCTTTTAATGAAACTAGATTCATTAAAAAATTTTGACGCTGATGCTTTATTATACCGTTTAAAATTATATCAGCGAGAAGAAGAGTTACAAACAAAAATAATAGGTAAAACATTTGATATCTCAAGACTATATATGGTACGTGGTGAAAATAGCAAGTTAAGTCATTTCAAAGTAGTTATATTAAAAAATCTTTCTGCAAATAACTCAAGTTATATAGAAGCGATAAATTTTTACAGTAAACTAAACTTTGGTAAATTAACCACTATAGCCATAATAACTACAAAAAGTAAAGGATATGCTAAGGCTGTAGCTTTATCCTTACCATTTCAAGTAGTTTCTTATATGGATACTACATTAAATTTCATTCAAAATGTTGGGATTAAAAGTAATGATTCGGCAGTACTGTTACTAAATGAAAGAAATATTTGTGTGTATTGTTATTTGTTGGAGATTGATAATATCATTCATAATTATAATAAAGCGAAAATAATTGAGAAATACCTTAGTCTTCTTGGTTTTCTATAATATCAATAATGCTTTATAAATGATTCATCGGCTAAAAAGTAGATATGTTTTATTAGTTGTTTTGTTGGTATTATTTTTTCTTATTATACTTAGCTTAGATGCATTAAAAAATACTGATGAAGAGTTATACTTCAAAAGATTTGTTAACTTGAAAAATAAAATATGCTTTTTCTGTAACGAATTTAAAATTTTGCCACGATTATATGTGGCTACTATTTATGCGGAACTTCATAACAACTATAACATAATAGATAGATTTGATGAATTCAGAGCAAAAATTGGAATGGACCCCTCAGTTGGTTTTGCGCAAATGAGAGTATCAACTGCTATCTGGATAGAAGATTATTATTCGGATAATAAAATTATTTTTAAAAGTAATAGTTATGAAGAATTAGTAAATAAAATAATTGATGACTCGACTAATATTGTTTATTCAACATTTTATATTAAGCTAATCCATGATAGATTATTAAAAAAATTTCATAAAAAACCTTCAGTAAAAACAATTGCTTCTTACTATGGAAGGGGTATAGATTATTACCGAGGGGATGAAATAGACAGCTTGTACTACAATCAAATTGGCATTACAGCCGAAGAATTTTTTTATTCCGATATGTTGATAGAGCAATTTCCCAGATAATTTTTGCTATATACTAAAAAGTTATATTCAGCTTAAAAATCTATGAGAACTTTTTGTCCTCTTTTAATATTTGTTTTTTCGGACAGTTACTAATAACACAATTATATAATCCTAACTAAAAAATAAACTATTAGCATTTGAGCTTGATGTAGGCAATTTGTTATTTAAAAAGTAGTTCTTTCATTATGCAAATTTTTACTTGACAAATTATTTTTTTTTTTTTTTAGATTGCCTTTAGAAAATAAGTTAAAGATTAAATGAAATCTTTCCCGCTAAATAACTTCAAATTACAAAGCGGTCAATTCTCATATTCAAACCTAATTTACAATTCTTTCTACTATCTGTTAGCCTCAGTGCTAATCTTTTCTGGGATAGCAAAAATAATAGATGTAAACCCATTAATAGAGGTGCTGCAACAAATAAAACTGCCAAATGATTTGGTAATTGTAATAGCAACGATATTGCCAATAACGGAAATAGGATTAGGAATAATGCTGCTGCTAAAGATAAAACAAAGAACATCAATAAAAATAACAGTGATACTTTTTTTAGTTTTCTTTTTGTTTAGTGTTTATGGTGTGGCAATGGGTTTAGAGAAAGATTGTGGGTGTTTTGGTAATGCAGTAAAAAGTTATTTTGGTTGGGGGATGGTTGGAAGGAATGGTTCCCTGCTTCTTCTTTCAATAGTTGTATTAAAAAGAGAGAATAGAAACGCTCTGGCGCCGGGCGAAATAAAACAATAAAAACAAATAGAAAGAAATAATTACCATTACCATTTTAATAAACATATACATGAACAATATACCAGGAGGTAAAATGAAAAATAACAATTTTAAAACGAGGGTACTAGGATTTATAGTTTTGTTTATAGGTTTGTGGGCAGGATATCTTACATCAAGTCAGTATTCATTTGCAATGAGGCCAGCTCAATGTAGCGGGAATGCAACACTCTGTGCAACAGAAACAATTTATTATCTTGCTCCTGATGGTACTTTAATTCAGGTTACTTATTACTATCCATGGCAATATCTTGTATGATGAAGAGAACTAAAAATTTTTTAGTTTTATTACTTTTAGGTGCCTTTATAGGTTCTTTTTGGGGGAGATTTTCCAGGCTTTCAGATTTTAAGATTAAAAAGGAGCAGTTATCCTTATTAGGTGGTAATACTAAAACATTAAGCCAACAACTGAATGAAAGGCAGTGGAAAAAAGTTAGAGTTACAAAAATTTTTTCAATCTTAAGGTACTCAAAGGGTCAACTTCTTATGCCGACTTCTGTAAAGATTTTTGAGGATAGTATATACATTCTCGATCCAACTATTCCGGCGTTGCTTAAATACGATTCTTCAGGTAAATTCATAACTAAATTTGGAAATAATAAAGGCAAAGGACCAGGTGAGTTGATGCAGCCACTTGATTTTAGTGTTTCTGATAGATTTATTTTAATTACCGATGTGTCAACAAGTCTTGTTAATATTTTTAATAAAGATGCTAAGTTTCTTTATGCAATAAGGACAAAATTCATTCCTTCTCGAGTCACTCTTATTAATGATACAATTTTTGCAATCTCGGAAACGGGCATTGGTGGTAAATTATCATTATATAATTTAAAGGGTAAAATGCTTAGGACTTTTAGTCCATTTTTTGAAAAAGAGATAAAATATGCCTGGCCAGAAGATTTTTTTATAACTAGTGGTACAAAGGGAAATATATATGGTGTTTTTTTCCATGGAAGTTATATTTTTTCATTTAATTCATTAGGCAAAAGTATTTTTTTTACTGAAACTATTGACAAATTTCCTTTTCCTCAAGTAAATATATATTCAAGTGATGTAGATAATAGAAAGGTTATTAGGGCGTCAATTGATCATAACGTACCTGTTTCTGCACTGAGTATTTCTATTAGCAATGATACTTTGTACGTGTTGGCGGGAAGTGCTTCTAAAAAAGCAAAAGGAATTGTTATTGATGCTTATATGGTGGAAAATGGGAAATATTTATATTCCTTCAAATTTAATAAGTCTTCTAATGTACAATCTGTAGGATATTGTTTTGTATATAAAGGTTATTTATATCTTACTGAGATACTCAATGATGGAAATAGTGCTGTTACAAAATACAAATTTGATTTTGAGTAGCAGCTTGTTTATTCGATTTTCTTTTTGTTTAGTGTTTATGGTGTGGCAATGGGTTTAGAAAAAGATTGTGGATGTTTTGGGAATGCAGTAAAAAGTTATTTTGGTTGGGGGATGGTGGGGAGGAATACCGTTTTTCTATTACTATCAATTTTTATTTTGAGTCTAAGAAAAGAGTTTTAATTTGATAGAGGTTAGAGTATAACATCTAATTTTTTCAGTTATTATTTCGTTGATATTTTCCACTGCTATTATTAAAACAGATGAAATTTACAAAGGCTTTGAGAACACATGGTATTTTTATTTTGTTGTTGCTGCATCGATAATTTTAATAATTGTATCGGTAAATTTTATTTTACCACATCTAAGAAAACAGAATAAAATTACTTTTCCCGAAGGGATGGATTCCCACAATCCAATTGATACATTTATTGTTCTTTTTCTTTTTTACTCTTTTCTGAGGTTGTTATTTACACCAAGTGAAACTTTAGATAACAAACAATTTACTATACTACTTTTTCTTACAATATTATATTTTATCTGGAAGGAATTTATTAAAAGAAATCTTACCCAAGAAAGAATGTTGGTTCCTTTGGTGATTCTTATTTCTGCTTTTTTATTAAGCGGACTTATAGAAGCTGTGTTGGGTATTCTTCAGCTGTATGATGTAATGCCCGGCTATGTGAACAGTTATTTTAAGGTAAATGGGACGTTTGTAAATCCTGATCATTATTCGGGCTA
This genomic interval from Melioribacteraceae bacterium 4301-Me contains the following:
- a CDS encoding 6-bladed beta-propeller, coding for MMKRTKNFLVLLLLGAFIGSFWGRFSRLSDFKIKKEQLSLLGGNTKTLSQQLNERQWKKVRVTKIFSILRYSKGQLLMPTSVKIFEDSIYILDPTIPALLKYDSSGKFITKFGNNKGKGPGELMQPLDFSVSDRFILITDVSTSLVNIFNKDAKFLYAIRTKFIPSRVTLINDTIFAISETGIGGKLSLYNLKGKMLRTFSPFFEKEIKYAWPEDFFITSGTKGNIYGVFFHGSYIFSFNSLGKSIFFTETIDKFPFPQVNIYSSDVDNRKVIRASIDHNVPVSALSISISNDTLYVLAGSASKKAKGIVIDAYMVENGKYLYSFKFNKSSNVQSVGYCFVYKGYLYLTEILNDGNSAVTKYKFDFE
- a CDS encoding MauE/DoxX family redox-associated membrane protein, whose protein sequence is MFFLFSVYGVAMGLEKDCGCFGNAVKSYFGWGMVGRNTVFLLLSIFILSLRKEF
- a CDS encoding MauE/DoxX family redox-associated membrane protein, with amino-acid sequence MKSFPLNNFKLQSGQFSYSNLIYNSFYYLLASVLIFSGIAKIIDVNPLIEVLQQIKLPNDLVIVIATILPITEIGLGIMLLLKIKQRTSIKITVILFLVFFLFSVYGVAMGLEKDCGCFGNAVKSYFGWGMVGRNGSLLLLSIVVLKRENRNALAPGEIKQ